Proteins encoded in a region of the Clostridium butyricum genome:
- a CDS encoding metallophosphoesterase, with protein sequence MRIAVISDTHRADKYINLAKSLIKDADILIHLGDNIEDVDKLANGFKGKVYAVAGNCDFSSKYPKEGMIEVNGVKIFYTHGDLYGVKSSVTSIYYRGRELQANIVLFGHTHQQLIEKTEEVILMNPGSISLPHFKGRYVGIIDIDDDGSVDTYLRELKIGN encoded by the coding sequence ATGAGAATTGCTGTTATCAGTGACACACATAGAGCTGATAAATATATTAACTTAGCAAAAAGTTTAATTAAGGATGCAGATATACTAATTCATTTAGGAGATAATATAGAAGATGTTGACAAATTGGCTAATGGATTTAAGGGGAAGGTGTATGCAGTAGCAGGGAACTGCGATTTTTCTTCTAAATATCCTAAAGAAGGAATGATTGAAGTTAATGGAGTAAAGATATTTTATACACATGGTGACCTTTATGGCGTGAAGAGTTCTGTAACTAGTATCTATTATAGAGGTCGTGAATTACAAGCTAATATAGTGCTTTTCGGACATACACATCAGCAGCTTATAGAGAAAACAGAAGAAGTGATCCTAATGAATCCAGGAAGCATATCTTTACCACATTTTAAAGGGAGATATGTTGGAATTATTGATATTGATGATGATGGAAGTGTAGATACATATTTAAGGGAATTAAAAATAGGGAATTAA
- a CDS encoding carbohydrate ABC transporter permease — protein MNDNKLQKKLVKFFMYFCLWAFALSIIVPLGWAFLASLKHKTEFYGNPWALPKGLYLENFRKAFVEANMGEYFLNSVCITALALIILLLVSIPAAYVLARFEFKGKKIVSGLFTAGLFVNVNYIVVPIFLLILDGEKFIKNVFAIPLSVTVFLDSRIVVSIVYAATSIPFTVYLLINYFRTLSKSYEEAAYIDGCSKLKTLIHVIIPMAKPSIITVILFNFLAFWNEYIIALTLLPNSSKTLPLGLINLMQVQKTATDYGAMYAGLVIVMIPTIILYILVQKKLTEGMTVGGVKE, from the coding sequence ATGAATGATAATAAATTACAAAAGAAATTAGTGAAATTTTTTATGTATTTTTGCTTATGGGCTTTTGCACTAAGTATAATAGTTCCGCTTGGATGGGCATTTTTAGCATCATTAAAGCATAAAACAGAATTTTATGGAAATCCATGGGCATTACCTAAAGGATTATATCTAGAAAATTTTAGAAAAGCTTTTGTAGAAGCAAATATGGGAGAATATTTTTTGAATTCTGTATGTATAACAGCCTTAGCTCTAATTATATTACTTTTAGTGTCTATACCAGCTGCTTATGTATTAGCTAGATTTGAATTTAAAGGTAAGAAAATAGTAAGTGGTTTATTTACAGCAGGATTATTTGTAAATGTAAATTATATAGTAGTACCAATATTTTTATTAATACTTGATGGTGAAAAATTTATTAAGAATGTTTTTGCAATACCGTTAAGTGTCACAGTATTTTTGGATAGCAGAATAGTGGTAAGCATAGTTTATGCAGCAACATCAATACCGTTTACTGTGTATTTATTAATAAATTATTTTAGAACACTATCTAAATCATATGAAGAAGCTGCTTATATTGATGGATGCAGCAAGTTAAAAACATTAATTCATGTAATCATACCAATGGCTAAACCAAGCATAATTACAGTTATATTATTTAATTTTTTAGCTTTTTGGAATGAATATATAATAGCATTAACACTTTTACCAAATAGTTCAAAAACGCTACCATTAGGACTCATAAATTTAATGCAAGTACAAAAGACGGCAACTGATTATGGTGCTATGTATGCTGGACTTGTTATTGTTATGATTCCAACAATAATTTTATATATTTTAGTTCAAAAAAAATTAACAGAAGGAATGACAGTTGGCGGTGTCAAAGAATAA
- a CDS encoding AraC family transcriptional regulator, giving the protein MGNIRYLIDDKNFSDFNFELLYITKSKFENDWHSTAHIHPFMEIFFITEGNGSFQLEDSTVNVKEYDLIIINPNCLHTEKSNLNTSPLEYIVLGIDNFSINFFNLNNEKFSQSDSKNYHVINLKKNSSIILNQLNLIIDEIKLKNYKYEVACKSMLSLFILNILRTIPSMSILQNEKKNLNLECAKIKNYLDSHYSENITLETLSNLSYMNKFSLVHAFTKQIGMSPISYLIEKRITEAKSLLETTNYSIKDIGSIVGFSNSSYFSQMFKKQTNLSPKQYKVNMIKNPK; this is encoded by the coding sequence ATGGGAAATATAAGATATTTAATTGATGATAAAAATTTCTCTGATTTTAATTTTGAATTACTCTATATAACAAAATCAAAATTCGAAAATGATTGGCATAGCACAGCTCATATTCATCCATTCATGGAGATATTTTTCATTACAGAAGGAAATGGTTCGTTTCAGTTAGAAGATAGCACTGTCAATGTTAAAGAATATGATTTGATAATAATAAATCCAAATTGTCTTCATACAGAAAAATCAAATTTAAATACTTCTCCTCTCGAATATATAGTTTTAGGAATTGATAATTTCTCTATAAATTTCTTTAATTTAAATAATGAAAAATTTTCACAATCTGATTCTAAAAATTATCATGTAATTAATCTAAAAAAAAATAGTTCTATTATACTCAATCAATTAAATCTAATAATCGATGAAATTAAACTTAAAAATTATAAATATGAAGTTGCTTGCAAAAGTATGCTTTCTCTATTTATCCTTAACATATTAAGAACCATCCCTTCAATGTCTATACTTCAAAATGAAAAAAAGAATCTAAATTTGGAATGTGCGAAAATAAAAAATTATTTAGATTCTCATTACTCAGAAAACATAACCTTGGAAACTTTATCAAATCTCTCCTACATGAATAAATTTAGTTTAGTCCATGCTTTTACAAAACAAATAGGAATGTCCCCCATCTCCTATCTAATTGAAAAAAGAATCACAGAAGCAAAAAGTCTTCTTGAAACTACTAACTATTCAATTAAAGATATAGGTTCAATTGTTGGTTTTTCAAATTCATCATATTTTAGTCAAATGTTCAAAAAGCAAACAAATCTATCGCCCAAACAATATAAAGTTAATATGATAAAAAACCCTAAATAA
- a CDS encoding carbohydrate ABC transporter permease, translating to MNNKGNKTFITLSLVPATILFFIFIIIPTMNVFWMSLFKWGGLVNNKKFVGLDNFIMLFKDSNFLKSFQNTIFLLVIVTIITMALAIISAAILVKEDTKFKNFFRIIFYFPNILSVVVISAIFSAILDPNQGIVNSTLNFFNLNSLTRMWLGDQKVVIWCIAFAMIWQAIGYYMVMYMSSISGISISLYESASLDGATGIQQFFKITLPLVWNTIRTTLTFFVISTINLSFLFVKVMTSGGPDGSSEVFLSYMYKQAYSNSSYGYGMTIGVVVFIFSFILSLAINKITQRDIIEF from the coding sequence GTGAATAATAAAGGTAACAAGACATTTATTACTTTATCTTTAGTACCAGCAACTATACTGTTTTTTATATTTATAATTATACCAACAATGAATGTATTTTGGATGTCTCTGTTTAAATGGGGAGGACTTGTAAATAATAAGAAATTTGTTGGGTTAGATAATTTTATAATGTTATTTAAAGACAGTAACTTTTTAAAATCATTTCAAAATACAATTTTTCTATTAGTTATAGTAACTATTATTACTATGGCATTAGCCATAATATCAGCAGCAATATTAGTCAAAGAAGATACAAAATTTAAAAACTTCTTCAGAATAATATTTTACTTTCCTAATATCTTATCTGTAGTTGTAATCTCAGCAATATTTTCAGCAATTCTTGATCCTAATCAGGGAATAGTAAATTCTACATTAAATTTCTTTAATTTAAATTCTTTAACTCGAATGTGGCTTGGAGATCAAAAAGTTGTAATATGGTGTATTGCATTTGCTATGATATGGCAGGCCATTGGATATTATATGGTTATGTACATGTCAAGTATAAGCGGAATTTCTATAAGCTTATATGAATCAGCTAGTTTAGATGGTGCAACAGGAATACAGCAATTTTTTAAGATAACGTTGCCATTAGTTTGGAATACCATAAGGACTACTTTAACTTTTTTTGTAATAAGTACAATAAATTTAAGTTTTTTATTTGTAAAAGTAATGACATCTGGTGGACCAGATGGATCTTCAGAAGTATTTCTGAGTTATATGTACAAGCAGGCTTATAGTAATTCTTCTTATGGATATGGTATGACAATTGGTGTTGTAGTATTTATATTCTCATTTATCTTATCATTGGCTATAAACAAGATAACTCAAAGAGATATAATAGAGTTTTAA
- a CDS encoding XTP/dITP diphosphatase produces the protein MKKLILASNNKKKIKELKDILSDIPVEVRSLSDENIDIEVIEDGKTFEENAKKKAKEIYEFLKNKGEKNFIVLSDDSGLEVDYLDGAPGVYSARYAGEHGNDSKNNEKLLESLNGVSKEKRGAQFVCQIAMFDENGKYYTVKGEVRGYILEQLNGEGGFGYDPLFFYEPLNKTFGMLNPEEKNEISHRGKALKELKSIISETIK, from the coding sequence ATGAAAAAATTAATTTTAGCAAGTAATAACAAGAAAAAAATAAAAGAATTAAAAGATATTTTGAGTGATATACCAGTTGAGGTAAGATCTTTAAGTGATGAAAATATAGATATAGAAGTTATTGAAGATGGAAAAACTTTTGAAGAAAATGCTAAGAAAAAAGCAAAAGAAATATATGAATTTTTAAAAAATAAAGGTGAAAAAAATTTTATAGTTTTATCAGATGATTCTGGTCTTGAAGTAGACTATTTAGATGGTGCTCCTGGCGTTTATTCTGCAAGATATGCAGGAGAACATGGTAATGACTCAAAGAATAATGAGAAGCTTTTAGAGAGTTTAAATGGAGTTTCTAAAGAAAAAAGAGGAGCTCAATTTGTATGTCAGATTGCTATGTTTGATGAAAATGGGAAATATTATACTGTAAAAGGAGAAGTAAGAGGATACATATTAGAGCAGCTTAATGGTGAAGGTGGATTTGGATATGATCCATTGTTCTTTTATGAACCTTTAAATAAAACTTTTGGTATGTTAAATCCAGAGGAAAAGAATGAAATAAGTCATAGAGGAAAAGCTTTAAAAGAATTAAAAAGTATTATTTCAGAAACAATAAAATAG
- a CDS encoding ABC transporter substrate-binding protein, with amino-acid sequence MKKYIILILITIIIVAFGISFIEYDDSSAANVGLQEGITYGVESIPNDLKNISELSSSDKNILCALTKGLVEKNKEGEIVPSLASEVNKSEDGIQYEFKIRDDVYWSDGSKVTGKDVVTFFKELLKECNDDEITCLLQVYGAKDFRDGKVSFDKGVAINCSDDSVTIRLNNKYDRFLEELSKPQYRLRSNIIMWNDIMKNYNNLLYCGDYKIKSADKGNITLEKNNDSVKFKRISFTKDDSVELSMASYEVNERDIVINPPESELNKLKDSNKLITIQKNSGAYIVMNNSSIPMQGRRIVYNYIYKAIGLYQSNNTSEYDLAEGCYFREEKDNLNMIQQRKVDSSKEGEWNQPKVLTLIAEDNKKNKILCRIIKEWFAANTNITIKYTLANDDEFKDSELKKRYDVIIVNNDAISSEKEEFYSRFEEYLSEDDLNILESLRINDYYGDYHTLEDSLFSNYNILPLAFYNENIAISDKVSDISIDGNGNIDFDGLN; translated from the coding sequence ATGAAAAAATATATAATACTTATCTTAATCACTATTATTATAGTAGCTTTTGGAATAAGCTTTATAGAATATGATGATAGTAGTGCTGCAAATGTTGGATTACAAGAAGGTATTACATATGGAGTTGAAAGTATTCCAAATGATTTAAAGAATATATCAGAACTTTCAAGTTCAGATAAAAATATATTGTGTGCACTTACTAAAGGTCTTGTTGAGAAAAACAAGGAGGGGGAGATAGTACCTTCTTTAGCTTCTGAAGTTAATAAAAGTGAAGATGGTATTCAATATGAGTTTAAAATAAGAGATGATGTTTATTGGAGTGATGGATCAAAAGTTACTGGGAAAGATGTTGTAACTTTTTTTAAAGAGTTACTTAAGGAATGTAATGATGATGAGATAACATGTCTTTTACAAGTATATGGAGCCAAAGATTTTAGAGATGGAAAAGTTAGTTTTGATAAAGGTGTAGCAATAAATTGTAGTGATGATTCTGTAACAATAAGATTAAATAACAAATATGATAGATTTTTAGAAGAATTATCTAAGCCACAATATAGACTTAGAAGTAATATTATAATGTGGAATGACATTATGAAAAATTATAATAATTTATTATATTGCGGGGATTATAAAATTAAAAGCGCTGATAAGGGTAATATTACTTTAGAAAAGAATAATGATTCAGTAAAATTTAAACGAATAAGCTTTACTAAAGATGACAGTGTTGAACTGTCTATGGCGTCATATGAAGTTAATGAAAGAGACATAGTTATAAATCCTCCAGAAAGTGAATTGAATAAATTAAAAGACTCTAATAAGCTAATAACAATACAAAAAAATTCAGGAGCATATATTGTTATGAACAATTCATCAATTCCGATGCAGGGGCGAAGAATTGTATATAATTATATATATAAAGCTATAGGATTATATCAAAGTAATAATACTTCTGAGTATGATTTAGCTGAAGGGTGCTATTTTAGAGAAGAAAAAGATAATTTAAATATGATTCAGCAGAGGAAAGTGGATAGCAGTAAAGAAGGTGAGTGGAATCAACCTAAAGTATTGACTTTAATCGCAGAAGATAATAAAAAAAATAAAATTTTATGTAGAATAATTAAAGAATGGTTTGCTGCTAATACAAACATTACAATTAAATATACTTTAGCTAACGATGATGAGTTTAAGGATTCGGAATTAAAAAAGAGATATGATGTTATTATTGTGAATAATGATGCTATATCCTCAGAAAAAGAAGAGTTCTATTCAAGGTTTGAAGAATATTTATCAGAAGATGATTTAAACATATTAGAAAGTTTGAGAATTAATGATTATTATGGTGACTACCATACTCTTGAAGACAGTCTTTTTAGTAACTATAATATATTACCATTGGCTTTTTATAATGAAAATATAGCAATTTCAGATAAGGTATCAGATATAAGTATTGATGGTAATGGTAACATTGATTTCGATGGGTTAAATTAA
- the gatB gene encoding Asp-tRNA(Asn)/Glu-tRNA(Gln) amidotransferase subunit GatB: MEFESVIGLETHVELSTKTKMYCGCAIEFGGKANTHVCPVCLGLPGSLPQLNKHVVELGIKAGLALNCEITKIGRMDRKNYFYPDCPRNYQITQDELPLCRNGYIDIELESGETRRIGIERIHIEDDAAKILHTKRGALVDYNRAGVPLIEVVTRPDLRTKEEVTLYLTKLKSILSAAGISDCKMEEGSLRCDVNISVREKGDEKLGTRTEVKNINSFKSVEKVLEHEFERQVKAVTEGEDMFVETRRWDEANNLTVVMRSKEEANDYRYFPEGDLVTLNISDEWIEEIRKTIPELPHEKQARFISEYKLPKYDSEVLTLTPEMAEFFDEAAKISGDPKAASNWMMGDVSRLMNIDGTWVKELKFAPKDIAELIEVIKDGTISSAIGKQVVEAMFETGKSPKAIIEEKGLKQNNDESAILDMVNKVLDENPQVIEQFKAGRDRILGFAVGQVMKMAKGQANPGIVNKLVEQEVKKR, translated from the coding sequence ATGGAATTTGAATCAGTCATTGGATTAGAAACACACGTAGAATTATCAACTAAAACAAAAATGTATTGTGGTTGTGCTATTGAATTTGGTGGAAAAGCAAATACTCATGTATGTCCAGTTTGTTTAGGTCTTCCAGGTTCACTTCCACAATTAAATAAACATGTTGTTGAATTAGGAATTAAAGCAGGTTTAGCTTTAAATTGTGAAATAACTAAAATAGGAAGAATGGATAGAAAGAATTATTTCTACCCAGATTGTCCTAGAAATTATCAAATAACTCAGGATGAACTTCCACTTTGTAGAAATGGTTATATTGATATTGAACTTGAAAGCGGAGAAACAAGAAGAATTGGAATAGAAAGAATTCATATAGAAGATGATGCTGCTAAGATATTACATACTAAGAGAGGCGCATTAGTTGATTATAACAGAGCTGGAGTTCCTTTAATAGAAGTTGTAACAAGACCAGATTTAAGAACTAAAGAAGAAGTTACTTTATACTTAACAAAACTTAAGAGCATACTTTCAGCAGCAGGTATTTCAGACTGTAAAATGGAAGAAGGTTCTTTAAGATGTGATGTTAATATTTCAGTTAGAGAAAAAGGCGATGAAAAGCTTGGAACAAGAACTGAGGTAAAAAATATTAACTCATTTAAGTCTGTAGAAAAAGTTTTAGAACATGAATTTGAAAGACAGGTTAAAGCTGTAACTGAAGGAGAGGATATGTTTGTTGAAACAAGAAGATGGGATGAAGCAAACAATCTAACTGTAGTTATGAGAAGTAAAGAAGAAGCGAATGATTACAGATATTTCCCAGAAGGAGATTTAGTTACTCTTAACATTTCTGATGAGTGGATTGAAGAAATAAGAAAAACTATACCTGAACTTCCACATGAAAAGCAAGCTAGATTTATAAGTGAATATAAGTTACCAAAGTATGATTCAGAAGTACTTACATTAACACCGGAAATGGCAGAATTCTTTGATGAAGCTGCTAAAATCTCAGGAGATCCTAAAGCAGCATCTAACTGGATGATGGGTGATGTTTCAAGACTTATGAATATTGATGGAACTTGGGTTAAAGAACTTAAATTTGCACCTAAGGATATAGCTGAGTTAATAGAGGTTATTAAAGATGGAACAATATCATCTGCAATAGGTAAACAGGTTGTTGAAGCCATGTTTGAAACTGGAAAGTCACCTAAAGCTATAATTGAAGAAAAAGGATTAAAACAGAACAATGATGAAAGTGCAATCCTTGATATGGTTAATAAAGTTTTAGATGAAAATCCACAAGTTATAGAACAATTCAAAGCTGGTAGAGATAGAATTCTTGGATTTGCTGTTGGGCAAGTAATGAAGATGGCTAAAGGTCAGGCTAATCCTGGAATAGTTAATAAGCTAGTTGAACAAGAAGTTAAAAAGAGATAA
- a CDS encoding AIR synthase family protein, with protein sequence MKEGKLDFDDLKKIIFNNKTIKREEVKIRNDVGEDCTVIDFGECEGIFSTDPITGADKNIGKLAVHINCNDIASSGGEPLGMLVTILAPVDSTLDEINEVMKEIDEEAAKIGVEIVGGHTEVTSAVNKLVISVTVIGKNIKGTSVKTGGAKLNDDIVVTKTLGIEGTYILINDHYERVKDILTEDEINFGRRLIDNISVLKEGRICREFGVNSMHDITEGGLLGGIFEVAMACGQGFKIYKDKVPVLDITKKICEEFKIDPLRLISSGSMLITTCNGGNLVKKLKEHGINAEVIGKICDKNTVLIDDGKELDVEPPKRDELFNIQ encoded by the coding sequence ATGAAAGAAGGAAAATTAGACTTTGATGATTTGAAGAAAATTATATTTAATAATAAAACAATAAAAAGAGAAGAAGTAAAAATTAGAAATGATGTAGGAGAGGACTGCACAGTAATAGACTTTGGAGAATGTGAAGGTATTTTTTCTACAGATCCAATTACAGGAGCTGATAAAAATATAGGAAAGCTTGCTGTTCACATAAATTGTAATGACATAGCATCATCAGGTGGTGAGCCATTAGGGATGCTTGTTACAATATTGGCACCAGTAGATTCAACCTTAGATGAAATAAATGAAGTCATGAAAGAAATAGATGAAGAAGCAGCTAAAATAGGAGTTGAGATAGTTGGTGGGCATACAGAAGTTACAAGTGCTGTAAATAAACTTGTTATTTCAGTTACTGTAATAGGAAAAAACATAAAAGGAACTTCGGTTAAAACTGGAGGAGCCAAGTTAAATGATGATATTGTAGTTACAAAGACTTTAGGAATTGAAGGTACTTACATTTTAATTAATGATCATTATGAGAGAGTTAAAGATATTTTAACAGAAGATGAAATTAATTTTGGAAGAAGATTAATCGATAATATAAGTGTACTTAAAGAGGGAAGAATATGTAGAGAGTTTGGAGTTAATTCTATGCACGATATTACAGAAGGCGGGCTTCTTGGTGGTATATTTGAAGTTGCTATGGCATGTGGTCAAGGATTTAAAATATATAAAGATAAAGTTCCAGTATTAGATATAACTAAAAAGATATGTGAGGAATTTAAAATAGATCCATTAAGATTAATATCATCAGGAAGTATGCTGATTACTACTTGTAATGGAGGTAATTTAGTTAAAAAATTAAAAGAACATGGAATTAATGCTGAAGTAATAGGTAAAATTTGCGATAAAAATACTGTATTAATAGATGATGGAAAAGAATTGGATGTAGAGCCTCCAAAAAGAGATGAATTATTTAATATACAGTAA
- the gatA gene encoding Asp-tRNA(Asn)/Glu-tRNA(Gln) amidotransferase subunit GatA: MEFSNYKAHELKEIIAKKEASVEEVTKAHLDKIENTDSKVDAFLYVAKEEALIQAKELDEKLSKGEDLGVLGGVPLGVKDNISVKGMQNTCASKILEGYISPYDSTVSEMIKSEGGVIIGKLNMDEFAMGSSTENSAFKKTRNPWDLDRVPGGSSGGSAAAVAAKEVSIALGTDTGGSVRQPASFCGIVGLKPTYGRVSRNGVVAYGSTLDQVGTLGRDVKDCAMLTQAIAGMDNRDFTTADIKVPNYFDSLNTNIKGKKIAVPTEFFKEGLDENVKKAVYDALKVFEANGAEVKEVSLPLADYAISAYYLVACAEASSNLARFDGVRYGKRAKDIEDSVELYFKSRSEGFGKEVKKRIMLGTYALSAGYYDAYYKKALKVRNLIKGDFDKIFGEFDAIISPTAPTTAYKIGEKTDNALEMYLGDIYTVPVNIAGIPAISLPCGLADGLPVGLQIMGNYFREDTLFNLAYSYEQSTNWHEMHPNL; the protein is encoded by the coding sequence ATGGAGTTTTCAAATTATAAAGCTCATGAATTAAAAGAAATAATAGCTAAAAAAGAAGCTTCTGTAGAAGAAGTTACAAAGGCTCATTTAGATAAAATAGAAAATACAGATTCTAAAGTTGATGCATTTTTATATGTAGCTAAGGAAGAAGCTCTAATTCAAGCAAAAGAATTAGATGAAAAATTAAGTAAAGGTGAAGATTTAGGAGTTCTAGGGGGAGTACCTTTAGGTGTAAAGGACAATATAAGTGTTAAAGGAATGCAAAATACTTGTGCTTCAAAAATACTAGAAGGATATATCTCACCATATGATTCAACAGTTTCTGAAATGATTAAGTCAGAAGGTGGGGTAATCATTGGTAAATTAAACATGGATGAATTTGCAATGGGTTCATCAACTGAAAATTCAGCATTCAAAAAAACAAGAAATCCATGGGATTTAGATAGAGTTCCAGGAGGATCATCAGGAGGATCAGCAGCAGCAGTTGCAGCTAAAGAAGTTTCAATAGCTCTTGGAACAGATACAGGTGGATCTGTAAGACAGCCAGCATCTTTTTGTGGTATTGTTGGTCTTAAGCCTACATATGGAAGAGTATCAAGAAATGGAGTTGTAGCTTATGGTTCAACTTTAGATCAAGTTGGTACACTTGGAAGAGATGTTAAGGACTGTGCAATGCTTACTCAAGCTATAGCTGGTATGGATAACAGAGACTTTACAACAGCAGACATAAAGGTTCCTAATTATTTTGATTCTCTAAATACAAATATAAAGGGCAAGAAAATAGCAGTTCCAACTGAATTCTTTAAAGAAGGATTAGATGAAAATGTTAAAAAGGCTGTTTATGATGCACTAAAAGTATTTGAAGCAAATGGTGCAGAAGTTAAAGAAGTTTCACTTCCATTAGCTGATTATGCTATTTCAGCTTATTACTTAGTAGCATGTGCTGAAGCTTCATCAAATTTAGCTAGATTTGATGGCGTAAGATATGGTAAAAGAGCTAAAGATATTGAAGATTCAGTAGAATTATACTTCAAATCAAGAAGCGAAGGATTCGGAAAAGAAGTTAAGAAGAGAATAATGCTTGGTACATATGCTTTATCAGCAGGTTACTATGATGCATATTATAAGAAAGCATTAAAGGTTAGAAACTTAATAAAGGGTGACTTTGATAAGATATTTGGTGAATTTGATGCAATAATATCTCCTACAGCACCAACTACAGCATATAAAATTGGTGAAAAGACAGACAATGCATTAGAAATGTATTTAGGAGATATCTACACTGTTCCTGTAAACATTGCAGGTATTCCAGCAATTTCACTTCCATGTGGATTAGCTGATGGTCTTCCAGTAGGACTTCAAATAATGGGTAACTACTTCAGAGAAGATACATTATTTAACTTAGCATACAGCTATGAACAATCAACTAATTGGCATGAAATGCATCCGAATTTATAG